One Oryctolagus cuniculus chromosome 7, mOryCun1.1, whole genome shotgun sequence genomic window, gagcagggctggggcagctctGCTAAGCTTGGGCGCCCTTCTGGAAGCTTCTAGGGGACCAAGCCACGGCCCTCGGGGCTGGGACCcccagatgggagagggagagattccgGGTCAGGCGGGGGCTGTGGGGCTAGGCTGGGGGCCGGGAGAGGCCCAGGCCCTCCACCCAGGGACTTggagcctggggccaggggccaggtctCGTCCCACTTTGGGAAGCGGCCTGGGTCTCACGGCCGTGGCTCCGGGGCCCTGTCCCCTGCAGCTgccgggagggggtgggggtccccAGTCCCCGGTGCCGAGTTCCGGGGTCAGCTTCAGCTCTTGGTCTCCCCTTGGCCAGCATTTATCATGTGCCTACTGTACCCCACCCCGTCTCGGGTGCTCAAGAGAAGGGCAGGTCTGGGcggcggggggcaggggcccgCGTGGGCCTGGGTGGCCACAGAGCAGAGTCCCGGCAGCTGGCAAAATGGACAAAGAGAAAAGGGGGCTGAGGATAGGGccggtgcaaaggccctggggcagcatgGAGCCAGGAGGCCAGCGTGGCTGGAGTAaagcggggagggggggcggccccacagcagaggcccaggctcCCGTTCGGGGGGGTTATGCCCCCTCCAGCGAGCCAGGGGCCCACATCAGCGGGGGTTCCTGCAGAGGTGCAGCCTGGGGCACCTGGGCGCTCGCCCCTTCCCAGCCCTCAGCAGGAGCCATGAGCTGCGTCACTCCCCCACCAGGCCCCCAGCACAGCTCGGCTGccctggggccggggagggggccacGTGCCCACCAGGGCCACGCCGGCCTCGCTGTGCGTCCCCATCACGGGAGACATCTGAGCCCAGTGGGTCCGCAGTGTCTACAGGAGCAGCGTCTACACCTGGCCGGCCGGGATCCAGGGCGGGAAAACAGGACACATAGCCAGCGTGGCTGCGAGAGCCGCTTCGTGGCTTTGTCCTTtccgtggggggtgggggcacggAGGAAGCGAGAGCAGGGGCGTGCGGGGCTAAGGACAGGCACCGGCCGCCTCCAGCCTCAGTCTCTCCTGCCTGCTGCGAGGTAGCTGCCCAGGCTGGATCTGCAGGATGGGCATGCGGGGGCGGCTGTGGTCGGACCCCCAGGAGGCTCTCCTGTGAATCTGCAGCCAGGCCAGGGGCTCGTGGGCATGGGGTCGGCGCTGAGGAGGGGATGCTGGCAGAGGGTCTGAGGTCTGGGGGCCGAGGGCATGgccatgcaaaggccctggggcgggATGGAGCTGTGGGTGAGTGGGCGGGGCCCTAGGGAGCCATGTTGGGGTTTAGGCGGGCGTGTCCATCTGAGTGCCACCCGCCGCCTCCCCtgctgtgtgccggcgctggggtgggggtcggggtgcTCTGTCTCCTGGCCCTCGGCCGCCGCCCACTGTACCCACATCTGAGGCTCCGAGGAGCTAGCCAGTCTGCTGCAAACCACGGAATGTGTCCCGGAGCTTGGAGGGAATGTTGGGGGGGGTGGGGCCGGGTCGGGTCAAGCGGGGGCCGCGGGGCCTTGGGCGCCTCCTCGGCCCCGCCCCGGACGCTGCGCAGAGGGGGGCTCGGCTGGGCTCCTGGGCGGgccagtgagtgagtgaatgaatgagtggcccGCTCCAGTGAGGACACGTTCTGTTGGCGCCTCCGGCCCCGCCTTCTCCCAGGCCAGCGGCCAGGTGTCTACCCCTCCCCAGGCGCTCAGAGAGGGGCAGCTACCCCTGGGGGTTGCACCCAGGAGCTCTCAGGGAGCACTGAGCTTGGCTCGACCTGGCTTGGCCGCCTGTGCGGGGTGGACGGGGCTTGgagccgtggccgtggccgtggccatgGCCAAGGCGGGgcgggaggaagtgagggagcctCGCGTTGGAGGCCGAACACGCCgcgctggggggcggggctgagccaggcaaggTCGGGGGGTCCGCGGGCAGCGGGGGTCCAcggggcagggctgagggcccCGGAGGCAgcgggggcagggaggctggcgGGAGGGTCCTACCTGGGGGTACACCAGCAGCAGGAGGGGACCCCGCGGATGtcctggccggggtgggggctgagcccGGGCGCCTGGGTGGTCCGCgctgcggggcaggggcagggtggacagatgggtgggtgatgggtgatggacggatgggtgagtgggtgacaGGTGGGTGCGGACCGTGCAGCACCCAGGGCTGCCCGGGAAGCTCTGTGAGGGCCAGGCacagcctccccgcccccgcccctgctggccccgcccctctgcGACCCCCCGCCAGAgttgagcctatccgaagccaggagccaagagcttcttctagctctcccatgcaggtgcaggggcccaaggacttggaccatcttccactgctattcctaggctcgaactggtacccatatgggatgctggcactgcagactgcgtctttacctgctatgccatagcgcctgCCCCTAGATAGGTTTTCAATCctactttctctcctctccttcaatAATTCTTATACAAATTTACCTTATTAACCTACAGAGCCAtgagattttcttcattttgtttcagcctattttctctctatttttccgATTGGTTACATTCTACTGTCGGCTCCTCGAGATCACCTGCTCCTTCCTACATCATCACCACTCGACCACTTGGCCCACTCAGCAAGTTTTTTAAGCTTACTGCGTGTTTAGTCCTATCATTTCCACTTGGTTATTGTTCGGCCAGCAGGGCCGAAGCAGGGGACCTCAGTGTGAGACCTGCTGATAAGCCCCACCTCATTTCATTAATTCTTGTTGCTGCCAGGTGAAGCTGCAGGTTCAACATGCCACCAAGAGACTTGGAGTATCACCGACTCTCCACTCTTGATctcagccaaaaggccaagaaacaATACGCCTGCTCCCACCAGGTTCCGATTGTAAAAGACCGACCCTCCACCCCCCAACACCAGCAGCCAACACCACCCAGAAGGATATCCAGGCTCTGCCTGCATCTACCTAGTAGAGGCTTAAGTTTTGCTTAGGTTATTCCTTCTGACTGTTTCCTCCGATTCAAAGTTGTACTTCAAATATTCCATTGTTGGAATAGTTtaagcatagtgggttaagccgcttcatgcaatgccagcatcttatatgggcactggttcgaatactggctgctctactttccacccagctccttgctagtgtgcctgggaaacagcagaagatggcccaagtgtttgggcccctgcactcacatgaggcacctggaagaagcttctggctcctggcattggcctggcccagtcccagatgttgtagccatttgaagagtaaaccagaagatggaagacctctctctctctctctctctctctctctctctctctctctctctctctctttctctgtaactctttcaaataaataaatgctttttttttttctaattctattgcTATTTCTTCCTGGCAGTACATGTTATTATTTCAAACCATGTTTctgcagattaacctactgtgccacagtgctggccccagaaatactatttcttaaaaaaaaaaaaaagataatttatttgtttgtttgtttatttttctatctgctgcttcaatcccacaaatggcctcaatggtcagagccGAGCCATGCAGCacccaggatccagaaactccatcctgtctcccacatgggtggcatgaacccaagtacttgcgccatcacttgacacctcccaggtacattagtattCTGAAGTTAGGTGGGAAGCACAGAATAACTGACAGTCAAACCAGGCCTTCCAATatggaaagtgggcatcctttctctctctctctctctctctctctctctctctctctctctctaagatttatttatttacttgaaagtcagagctacacagagagaaaagaagaggcagatagagagagagagagaggtcttccatccgctggttcactccccagatggccacaatggtgggatctgcactgatccgaagccaggagccaggagtttcttatggGTTTCTcaaatgagtgcagggacccaaggacttgggccatcctctactgctttcccaagctgtagcagagaggtggactggaagtggagcagccaggactcgaaccagcacccatatgggatactggcattgcaggcagcagctttacccactatgccatagcactgaccccaagaaagtgggcatccttagCAACAGCTTAATACatggcaccacagtgccacctccacaccACAAATCTGAACAAATCGACAATCATTGAATTCaattatcttttctgaccataatggtatgaaactagaaataaataataaaaagaatgtcCAAATATTCATAGACCTGTGGAAATTAAATATGTTATTATACACCCAATGGTCAATGAAGGAattaaaattgaaactaaaaatatcttgataaaattgaaaatggaaacTCAACATACTGAGATTATGGGATATAGCAGAAACAGTTCAAAAAAGGAAGTTCACAGGACAAAACACATACAGCAAAAAAGACCCCAATTAAGCAACCTAATGTTAACAACTTAGACAACtaggaaaagaacaaattaaGCCCAAGATgccaaaaggaaggaaaaaattaagATCAGAACtaaatgggaggctggcactgaggcacagtgggttaaagccctggcctaaagcaccagcatccatatgggcgccggatcaaatccagggtgctccacttccgatccagctctctgctatggcctgggaaagcagtgggagatggcccaagttcttgggtccctgcacccacatgggagatccagatgcagttccaggtccctggcttcagcctggcccagacttggctgttgcaggtatttgaggagtgaaccagtgagtcaaaggtttctctctctctctctctctttctctctctctctccccctttcaactaaattaattaattagactTTATAACAGATTGggacaaagtaaatgaaatagaaactggGAAACAGAAAGCAATAGAGAACAAGAAGTAAGAGTTGACTTTGAAAAGATAAGCAAATTTGGGCAATTTTaagtagaataagaaaaaaagattgaaaacgCAAATGAAGTCAGAAATGAAGGACTGAAACTTGGTACCACAGACATACAGGATCCTAAGAGACTACTAGGAACAGTTGTGTGCCAGCAAATGGGATGGCCGAGAAGAAAACCACCATACATGGAAAAAGTGATCGCTCCATCTCACCCTCTTTGGCAGTGGGATTCCCTGCTCCTTCACATCTTTGCCAACCAATGGCTGATGGCGTGGccatctttttctgtatctattttcCACCTGTATGTCTTCTTTGTTGAGTTCaaacattttgcccattttttttcgGTTAGACTGCATTCTTGTTACTGGGTTTTGAGAATTCTTCATGTAGTCAGAAAAAGACCCAGATACATGATTGGAAATAGTCTCTCCGAGTCTGTAGCTACGTTTTTACATGTTATAAACAATgacttttgaaaagcagaagtttttaattttgatgacatCCAGCATattaatttgattatttataattttatttgtttttaattaaaattatttgtaattttaattttagttttaccTGATCCAAAATCACAAATACTTCTCATGTATTTCCTTGTAGAAGTACTGTGGTTTCCATCTTTCCTTTAGGTGTATagtctattttgagttaattcttGTATATGATATTAATTAAGGATCAAAATTAATCTTTTGAAATGATttatatttgaaggcagagaaagacgaATAGAAAGCACTTCCGTTTCCTAGTTATCTCCCCTGTgcctcccacaatggccagggctgggctgggccaatgaGTTAGAACTCAGTCAGGTCTCCCTTgggggttgcaggagcccagtttgttgagccatccctgttgcctcccaggatctgcattagcaagaagctggagtcaggagccagagccagatgtTGAACCAAGGTATTCTAGTGTgggcatgggcatcttaactgccaggtaaAACTCCTGTCCCAAATGCATcttgtgtggggtgtgtgtgtgtgtgtgtgtgttaagatttgtttattggggccagtgctgtggcccagcaggttaatgccctggcctgaagcgctggcatcccatatggatgctggttcaagacccagctgctctacttcaattcccactctctgttatggcctgggaaagcaatagaagatggcccaagtccttgaaccctggcacccacgtggaagacctgcaagaagctcctggctcctggcttcagattgttgcagctctggccttggcagccaattggggagtgaaccagtagatggaagacctctctctctctctctctctctctctctctttttctctttctctttctctttctctttctctttctctttctctttctcctctatctgtgtaactctttcaaataaaataaagcttttttttaagaaaaatatttatttatttgaaaggcagagagagaaagaggtcttccatccactggttcattccccaaatggccacaatgaccagaaatggaccaatctgaagccaggagccaggagcttctgccaggtctcccacacaggtgcagggacccacgcacatgggccatcttctactgctttcccaggccatagcagggagctgatcggaagtggagcagctaggactcaaacccatgctcacatggcatgctggtgtcacagatggcttaatccactgcacaacaatgccagcccctctattcaTTTATTCTGAGGCCAATGCAACATTATCTTGATTACTGCAAACTTATAACAAGCTTAGAAATCATAAAGTGTTTGTCTACACATTTTTCTCTCAATATTAAGATTCCATCCATTTCCATATAATTTAAGAATCATCTATCAATTTTCACACACAAGCCTGCTGTAGGTTTTCTTAGGGTTGACACTGAACCCAATTTGAGAATTGACATATTAACAATTTTGAGTCTTCTCAGCCCTGAACAAGATATCTCTCTTTTACATAGGTCTCCTTAAATAGctctcaaggatttttttttatttcgtTGTACAAGTCTTAAATTTTGGGGGGCTGATGTTGTTGCTTAGTAGgtaaaagctgcctcctgcaacgtcagcatcccatgtgggtgccagttcaagtcccagctgatctacttccaatccagctcccggctaatatgcctaggaaagcagtagaggatggccccagtgcttgggcctctgcactcatgtaggagacctggaaaaagctcctggttcctggcttcagcctggcctggcactggccattgtggctgcttgtggaatgaatcaatggatgggagattctctctctctctctctctctctttctctctctcttttcatctccctctccttctccttgtttgtagttctttcaaataaacaaccaaatctttatttttttaaaaaaagacctcaaCTATTTTTTACCAGAttaattatttcacattttgatggcattgtaaataatattttcaaatttccacCCTCCAATTGTTTGTTGCTGATATGTAGAAATATGCTTGAATGTTGTATATCGGTCTTACCTCCTGTAATCTTGCAAAATTCCCTGATTAGTTTCAACAGTTtgtgaggtttttgtttgtttgagatcTCATTGGATTGTCTACATATGTGGGCATATCATCCGAAAATAAAGatgctttttccttcttcttttccagtTTGGACACTTTGTTTCTTGACTTCCTAAGCAGGCTACAACCTTCAATACAGTCTTGAATAGGAATAGTGAGAGTAGGTGGCCTTCTTTTGTTCTTGATCTTAACACTCAAGCTTTCCCCATTAAATGCAACATTGACAAGAGGGTTTTCAGCCTGTCCTTTTTCAAACTGAGGAAAATCTTTTTATTCCTTGTTTcctaagaatctttttttaagaattattctatttatttgaaagaaagaattacagagagaagtagagctagagagagagggagagaaagagagagaggtctttcatctgctggttcactcctcaaatgactgctatgaccagagctgcactgatctgaagccaggagcttcttccaggtctcccacgtgggtgcaggggtccagggacttgggccatcttccactgctttcccaggtgcattagcagggagctggaacagaagtggaacagccaagactcaaaccagtttccatatgggatgctggctctacaggcagaggctttagctacaataccacattgccagcccctgttcatttttgttgttgtttaatcaaATGTTGACCTCATAGAATAAGTTGGAAATTATTCTTTTAGTATTTAACTTTCTAATGTTTGTGGTTGACTTCTGACAAACCTTGTTTAAGGACATCaagaacatttttctctttcacttaaaGTACCCCCCATTTATtctattaatattcattttcgagccggcgccgtggctcaataggctaatcctccaccttgcggcgccggcacaccgggttctagtcccggttggggcgccggattctgtcccggttgcccctcttccaggccagctctctgctatggccagggagtgcagtggaggatggcccaggtgcttgggccctgcaccccatgggagaccaggaaaagcacctggctcctggctcctgccaggatcagcgcggtgcgccggctgcagcggcggccattggagggtgaaccaacggcaaaggaagacctttctctctgtctctctctctcactgtccactctgcctgtcaaaaaaaaaaaaaaaaaaatattcattttcttttccttttttaaatgcaATTCTTCTCATAGATATGACGCAAAAATAGCAGGAAGTTTGAATTGCTGTGTTGGTAGCAAAGCCTACCTTTAGCATGAACCCTGATCAGCCAAAACTACATCacttgaggccggcaccgtggctcaataggctaatcctccacctagtggcgcgggcacaccgggttctagtcctggtcggggcgcccgattctttcccgcttgcccctcttccaggctagctctctgctgtggccctggagtgcagtggaggatggcccaagtgcttgggccctgcaccccatgggagaccaggagaagcacctggctcctgctttcagatcagcgtggtgcgccggccgcagcgcgccagccgtggcggccattggagggtaaaccaacggcaaaaggaagacctttctctctgtctctctctctctcactgtccactctgcctgtcaaaaaaaaaaaaactgcatcatttgaaaatcagttttggGATGTAATCAGAAATGACTGCTAAGTTTTCTTTATGAAAGATATTTATTCAATCTTCAAATTAAACTtataaaaattcatcatttttgcatttttgaaaacaaaagaaacatgccTACATTCTCCAAAGGGAGTAAAATGGTATTTTCCTTCCTCCCCACACTCAGAAGGATAGTAaggatttttctaatttttaagccAAGTTAGTTTCaagaacatttcaaaaaattgttttgctGACAATGTCTGAACAAAAAGCCTCTCCATTTATATCTCAAAAGTTTCAAGTAGTGTCAATAAACTGACTAGTACAAACAAATTGATATCCACTGTGTTTTTAAAGGCCTTTTGGACTGTGGTTAGTAGCAAGCAGGCTGCTGGTGTATCTTGGGAGAGGTCAAACGGCACTGGGGAAGGGGAAAAGGAGTTTGCGTTCCATTCCTGTGTGCATGCAACAAGCAGCAAAACAACAAAGTCACTCCAGTTAGCTTGTACTCAGCTGTGCTTTCTGCCagcagaagatccatttagtgcATTTTGAAGATTTGGAATATTTGAACCTAGGGAAGGATTCACATTTCCCTGCTGAGAACTCCCATTGACTAGGCTCCCATTACCTTTCAAAATACCAGTGCACTTCCAATTGTCTATATAATTAGCTATCCACAATCGTACACAGCCATCATCTCCTGAAGATGCTAGCACTGTTCCTATTATATTCCAGCTCACTCTCCAGACCTGAGAATTGTGATTATTAAACTGAGCTgctatatggatttcaaattttgttggTCCACCAGATGAAGTAAGTTCTTTCCTCACAGGTTTTAGTGTAAAAATCCTCACATCTTTGGTTGCTATTGCTAGAATATGGAAAGATCTTCCCAAGTTTGGAGTAAATGCAATATCATGAACAGGATCAGTGACTGTCATAAGAGTTTCAGCTTTTGCATATTTCCTggtattttcattatattcaaaAATCTGAACTGTGGCCATTGCATTTGGACTATTGTCATCACTCCCTACAGCTCTCCTGGGAGAGTGAGCACAAGAGCTTAAAGGGTTCCAAGAAATACAACTATGGCACATGCTTGCGCCAAGTCCCTGCCTCTATGAAAACATCCTTAAAAGTGTGAACTGATTGCTTAGTGACCCTCAGATTAATGTGTTCTTATGCCTGTTGCTCTAGAATTTATGATAATGCCTCTTTCGCATGGGAAAAATTACTCCTATCCTGTAAGGCACTGACATAGTCACATACAGGTCTACAGGATACAGTTGAGATGGACAGCTCCACAACACATCAGGAGTCTATGGGTCAATGCGGATGGAGATGAGGGGACACTGCCTTCCTTCTCCACAGTGAGATACATCACAGGTGTCGAGAGAGACAGGCACTCAGGAGGAGCAGACCTGGTTAAGAGAGCATCCATGAGTTGCAGGCTTTCTTCCTAGCTTCCTACACAACTCACCTCCTAGTCTCACTTTTATGGCATGTGATGACACCTGAGCCATATCCCTGAACTACAAAACACCTGACTTAGAGGCTGTGAGTCTTTGAACATGTGGAGAGAAAAGACTGATATTGAGCATCTCAGAAGGTAGCAATCTCTTTGGAGTTTGTGCCCTGTTTCATTGAGTGGCCTGTTCTTCATATCAGTTTTCCTGATTGGCATAGTAATGGTTTTTGAGTGTCAAATGCTCAAAGGagagattcctggcttcagtggagGCAGATCAGAAAGAATGTGTAGATACTCAGTGAGAACAAGATTCTCAGTATCTTTGCCTATTATTGACTTCTTAACAGTATCAGACACAAAGACGCACAGAGATacaagatacacacacagacacacagatgcacacatgtaCATCTTTGCTCAGGAAATCAAACTCAGTTTATTGGAGATTATATCTACTTGAATTACTACTGACTAatgtaaatgattttaaaaaatagtgaagaCCTCTAGCTAAGGCCTCTCATAATTACAGGGTATAATGTAAGATATAAATGAGATATGCACAATGTAAATATCCAACAATTCTCTGGGCACACATTTAAAATGGTCCCTATCTGACCCTGTTCTTCCTGGTTACTCAAATGACCTGGACTTTAAGGCTTTGGAAATGACTTGAGAATTGATTAGCTTGCTTTCCTCAGACTAAGATGGTGATTTtgcaaatatattaataatttacaTGGATAACAGTGTTTTTATAACAGAATTGAATATgcaaatgtaagtttattttgtgaaTTGATTGCATAAAGTATTCTCTTTTCCAAAGCAATGACCTGGAATTTCgcatttatttcctttctgtGAATAGTCTGGGAGAGATAACAGATAGTGACCAAATTCCCACCCATGCTGCATTGGAAGGGCCCGTGGATGAGTCTGCAGTTGGCTGTcactgtccttttttttcttaaaatgaaaatattttatttatttatttgagaggcaaagttacagacacagagagaggtcttccttcccctggttcactccccaaatgagagCTCAGTCAGAGCTGAatcaatatgaagccaggatccaggagcttcctccggctctcccatgggggtgcaggggcccaaggtcttaggccatcttctactgtcctcccaggccatagcagaaagctgaattggaagagaggcagctgggacatgaactggtgtgcatatgagatgccagtgccacaggaggagacttagcccactgcatcacagcactggccccataaaccATATGGTTGTAacaccaaaatttatttttctttctatacagTGACTTATTTCAGTGAATCAGTCTCGTTACAAAATGTGTAATTTAATAGTCttcaaaaaatatacagaaatgcaGCTTGATAACAATTCAAACAGCTGTCAAAGATTCTGTCCCGACACAAGGTGAATGAACCCTATGACTGGTTCTGCAAGTGGTTATGCCCACGTTTAACAGAGGGCAGAGCTTCTGTTAGTGCACCCAAGGACAGACATGTCCTTCCCACTAGAGAATCCTGCAGTACTGAGGGCTGTTTTCCTACTTGGCAGTGCGCATTCTTCAAGGCTTTTGGCATAACTGACAATCTGCACAAGATCGACCAGCACTCAGTCCTCTGGTGAGccatatttctgtttctgtgttgctCTTCCTGTTTGCGTGATCCTGAGAGCAGAGAAATTCCACCCAGGCAGGCTCTGTGGGAAGCAGGAAGAGGGGTGCTTCTTTGTAACAGTTCTTTGTGGAACTGCTACAAAGATGGTATAGTGCAGGTCTCCCTTGGTTTTCTCCTCACAATCTGTGAGCTAGATTGTCCTTATTTTGCTTTGaaagaaaccaaggctcagagaggtcaacCAAGGTGCCTGAGGTCACAGAGCCAATAAACAGGACACCAGAATACAAGGAGTCCCCACCTGCGCCCTTCTGACTCTGCCAGTCAGCGGCTGTGAGCCTAGGTAGGTGCAGACCAGCAGCTCCTCTCAGTGTCAGATGCAGAGAAGTCACCAATTGCATCGCTGGTCTAGCGCCTCCTTCATTGATGGGTCTCAAAGCCCCAGTTGCCTTATGTTAATCAGCGCAATTCCAAAAATGTGACAACTCCAAAATGTAATTaacagttcatcttttttttta contains:
- the LOC127488630 gene encoding nucleoporin SEH1-like, producing MCHSCISWNPLSSCAHSPRRAVGSDDNSPNAMATVQIFEYNENTRKYAKAETLMTVTDPVHDIAFTPNLGRSFHILAIATKDVRIFTLKPVRKELTSSGGPTKFEIHIAAQFNNHNSQVWRVSWNIIGTVLASSGDDGCVRLWIANYIDNWKCTGILKGNGSLVNGSSQQGNVNPSLGSNIPNLQNALNGSSAGRKHS